In one Capricornis sumatraensis isolate serow.1 chromosome 1, serow.2, whole genome shotgun sequence genomic region, the following are encoded:
- the SON gene encoding protein SON isoform X3 encodes MATNIEQIFRSFVVSKFREIQQELSSGRSEGQLNGETNTPIEGNQAGDAAASARSLPNEDIVQKIEEVLSGVLDTELRYKPDLKEASRKSRCVSVQTDPTDEIPTKKSKKHKKHKNKKKKKKKEKEKKYKRQSEESESQPKSHHDGNIESDSFLKFDSEPSEMALEHSVRAFGLYDTSESPAVVLEPPVVSMEVSEPHILETLPPATKHTELSVASTSVVSVQSEQSVAVMLEPSTTKILDSFATAPVPTTTVVLKSSEPVVTVSVECQMKSVQKSLESTPPEPSKVMLLEPPVAKVLELSETLVSSETPTEVHPEPSTSTTMDFPESSATEVLRLPEQPVEGPSEIADSSMTRPQEMVELPKTTALELQESSVASVMELPGPPATSMPELQGPPVTPVLELPGPSAAPAPELPGPLSTPVPELLGPPATAVPELAGPSVTSVPQLSQELSGLPAPSMGLEPPQEVPEPPVMAQELPGLPAVTTAVELPGQPVVTVAMELTEQPVTTTELEQPVGMTAVEHPGQPEVTTATGLLGQPEAAMVLELPGQPVATTALELSGQPSVTGMPELPGLPSATRALELSGQPVATGALELPGQLMAAGALEFSGQSGAAGALELLGQPLATGVLELPGQPGAPELPGQPVATVALEISVQSVVTTELSTMTVSQSLEVPSTTALESYNTVAQELPTTLVGETSVTVGVDPLMAQESHMLASNTMETHMLASNTMDSQMLASNTMDSQMLASNTMDSQMLASSTMDSQMLATSSMDSQMLATSSMDSQMLATSSMDSQMLATSSMDSQMLATSSMDSQMLATSSMDSQMLATSSMDSQMLATSSMDSQMLATSTMDSQMLATSSMDSQMLASGTMDSQMLASGSMDAQMLASGTMDAQMLASSTQDSAMLGSKSPDPYRLAQDPYRLAQDPYRLGHDPYRLGHDAYRLGQDPYRLGHDPYRLTPDPYRMSPRPYRIAPRSYRIAPRPYRLAPRPLMLASRRSMMMSYAAERSMMSSYERSMMSYERSMMSPMAERSMMSAYERSMMSAYERSMMSPMAERSMMSAYERSMMSAYERSMMSPMADRSMMSMGADRSMMSSYSAADRSMMSSYSAADRSMMSSYTADRSMMSMAADSYTDSYTDTYTEAYMVPPLPPEEPPTMPPLPPEEPPMTPPLPPEEPPEGPVLATEQSALTAENTWSAEVPALPPEESVSLPEPPVSQSEIAEPLAVTANYSVSASEPSVLASEADVTVPEPPLEPESSVMSAPVESAAGAEEHEIVAERPVTYMVSETPTTSAEPTVLTSEPSVMSEIAETYDSMRASGQTAPEVSVSLLEAAVPVGEPSQSTVDLPAMAVTELPSVAVPEHPAGIVSETSTVAVPEPQAEALQDPPAVAVPDPPAEAVPEPLALSEPEHVTVAVVSTLEPTVPILEPVVSILQPNVIVSEPSSCVQESTVTISEPPVTVSEQTQVIPTETVVESTPVILESSTIKGMNLLSGDQNIASEIGLQDIAMHSDEEPRAEGLLKSGSKETENCINTDLNINNHLIAQEMECSTVSAASTGAVGEIGEETILPTSETKQCTVLDTCPSVGETELGGTLSSVGPLVLESEAVGTGKNLEFGTASALSSVSKYDGEVSLTTQDTEHDMVISTSPSGGSEADIEGPLPAKDIHPDLSNSFINKDAEGSLPVQESDQTLAAAVSPKESSGEDKEVCLTTKEILSDSGFPASIDDINEADLVRPLLPKDMERLTNLRAGIEGPLLSSEVERDKSAASPVVISIPERASESSSEEKDDYEIFVKVKDTHEKSKKNKNRDKGEKEKKRDSSLRSRSKRSKSSEHKSRKRTSESRSRARKRSSKSKSHRSQTRSRSRSRRRRRSSRSRSKSRGRRSVSKEKRKRSPKHRSKSRERKRKRSSSRDNRKTGRARSRTPSRRSRSHTPSRRRRSRSGGRRSFSISPSRRSRTPSRRSRTPSRRSRTPSRRSRTPSRRSRTPSRRSRTPSRRRRSRSVVRRRSFSISPVRLRRSRTPLRRRFSRSPIRRKRSRSSERGRSPKRLTDLNKAQLLEIAKANAAAMCAKAGVPLPPNLKPAPPPTIEEKVAKKSGGATIEELTEKCKQIAQSKEDDDVIVNKPHVSDEEEEEPPFYHHPFKLSEPKPIFFNLNIAAAKPTPPKSQVTLTKEFPVSSGSQHRKKEADSVYGEWVPVEKNGEENKDDDNVFSSNLPSEPVDISTAMSERALAQKRLSENAFDLEAMSMLNRAQERIDAWAQLNSIPGQFTGSTGVQVLTQEQLANTGAQAWIKKGQILVAVFLPRSVPALLFTTLLLPRPRISS; translated from the exons ATGGCGACCAACATCGAGCAGATTTTTAGGTCTTTCGTGGTCAGTAAATTCCGGGAAATTCAACAGGAGCTTTCAAG TGGAAGGAGTGAAGGACAGCTCAATGGTGAAACAAACACACCTATTGAAGGAAACCAGGCAGGTGATGCAGCTGCCTCTGCCAGGAGCCTACCAAATGAAGACATAGTTCAGAAGATAGAGGAAGTACTTTCTGGGGTCTTAGATACAGAATTACGATATAAGCCAG ACTTGAAGGAGGCATCCAGAAAAAGTAGATGTGTGTCTGTCCAAACAGATCCTACTGATGAAATTCCTACCAAAAAGTCGAAGAAGcataaaaagcacaaaaataaaaagaagaaaaagaagaaagaaaaggagaaaaagtataAAAGACAGTCAGAAGAATCCGAGTCACAGCCGAAATCACATCACGATGGGAACATAGAATCGGATTCCTTTTTGAAGTTTGATTCTGAACCTTCAGAGATGGCACTGGAGCATTCTGTAAGAGCATTTGGCCTATATGACACCAGTGAATCTCCCGCAGTTGTGCTTGAACCTCCTGTAGTTTCGATGGAGGTCTCAGAGCCACACATCTTAGAAACTCTGCCGCCAGCTACAAAACATACAGAACTGTCAGTAGCATCTACATCAGTAGTCTCAGTGCAGTCAGAGCAGTCTGTGGCAGTAATGCTGGAACCATCCACAACAAAGATTCTGGATTCCTTTGCAACAGCACCAGTGCCTACAACAACAGTAGTGCTAAAGTCATCTGAGccagtggtaacagtgtcagtGGAGTGTCAGATGAAATCTGTGCAGAAATCTTTGGAGAGCACACCTCCAGAGCCATCAAAGGTCATGTTGCTAGAGCCTCCAGTAGCAAAAGTGCTAGAGCTATCAGAAACTCTTGTGTCATCAGAGACACCTACAGAGGTGCACCCCGAGCCAAGCACGTCAACAACAATGGATTTTCCAGAGTCGTCAGCAACTGAAGTGCTAAGATTGCCAGAGCAGCCTGTAGAAGGACCATCAGAGATTGCAGATTCATCCATGACACGACCGCAGGAGATGGTGGAGCTGCCCAAGACCACAGCGTTGGAGCTGCAGGAGTCGTCGGTGGCCTCAGTGATGGAGTTGCCGGGGCCACCTGCGACCTCCATGCCGGAGTTGCAGGGGCCCCCTGTGACTCCAGTACTGGAGTTACCTGGGCCCTCTGCTGCCCCGGCGCCAGAGTTGCCAGGGCCCCTTTCTACCCCAGTGCCTGAGTTGCTAGGGCCCCCTGCGACAGCAGTGCCTGAGTTGGCGGGGCCCTCTGTGACATCAGTGCCACAGTTGTCACAGGAATTGTCAGGGCTTCCAGcaccatccatggggttggagCCACCACAGGAGGTACCAGAGCCACCTGTGATGGCACAGGAGTTGCCAGGGCTGCCTGCAGTGACAACAGCAGTAGAGTTGCCAGGGCAGCCTGTGGTAACAGTAGCAATGGAGTTGACCGAACAACCTGTGACGACGACAGAATTGGAGCAGCCTGTGGGAATGACAGCGGTGGAACATCCTGGGCAGCCAGAGGTGACAACGGCAACAGGGTTGCTGGGGCAGCCTGAGGCAGCAATGGTGCTGGAGTTGCCAGGACAGCCGGTGGCAACGACAGCGCTGGAGTTGTCAGGGCAGCCTTCGGTGACTGGGATGCCAGAGTTGCCAGGGCTGCCTTCGGCAACTAGGGCACTGGAGTTGTCAGGGCAACCTGTGGCAACTGGGGCACTGGAGTTGCCTGGGCAGCTCATGGCAGCTGGGGCACTGGAGTTCTCGGGGCAGTCTGGGGCAGCTGGAGCACTGGAGCTTCTGGGGCAGCCTTTGGCAACAGGGGTGCTGGAGTTGCCAGGGCAACCTGGGGCGCCAGAGTTGCCTGGGCAGCCTGTGGCAACTGTGGCGCTGGAGATCTCTGTTCAGTCTGTGGTGACAACGGAGCTGTCAACGATGACCGTGTCGCAGTCCCTGGAGGTGCCCTCGACGACAGCGCTGGAATCCTATAATACGGTAGCACAGGAGCTGCCTACTACATTAGTGGGGGAGACTTCTGTAACAGTAGGAGTGGATCCCTTGATGGCCCAAGAATCCCATATGTTAGCTTCTAACACCATGGAGACCCATATGTTAGCATCCAACACCATGGACTCCCAAATGCTAGCGTCCAACACCATGGACTCTCAAATGCTAGCATCCAACACCATGGACTCCCAGATGTTAGCCTCTAGCACCATGGATTCCCAGATGTTAGCAACCAGCTCCATGGACTCCCAGATGTTAGCAACCAGCTCCATGGACTCCCAGATGTTAGCAACCAGCTCCATGGACTCTCAGATGTTAGCAACCAGCTCCATGGACTCTCAGATGTTAGCAACCAGCTCCATGGACTCCCAGATGTTAGCAACCAGCTCCATGGACTCCCAGATGTTAGCAACCAGCTCCATGGACTCCCAGATGTTAGCCACCAGCTCCATGGACTCGCAGATGTTAGCAACCAGCACCATGGACTCCCAGATGTTAGCCACTAGCTCTATGGACTCCCAGATGTTAGCTTCTGGCACTATGGACTCTCAGATGTTAGCTTCTGGCTCCATGGATGCTCAGATGTTAGCGTCTGGTACCATGGATGCCCAGATGTTAGCATCTAGTACCCAAGATTCTGCTATGTTGGGTTCAAAATCTCCTGATCCCTACAGGTTAGCTCAGGATCCTTACAGGTTAGCTCAGGATCCGTATAGGTTAGGTCATGACCCTTACAGGCTAGGTCATGATGCCTACAGGTTAGGGCAGGACCCCTATAGATTAGGCCATGATCCCTACAGACTAACTCCTGATCCCTATAGGATGTCACCTAGACCCTATAGGATAGCACCCAGGTCCTATAGAATAGCTCCCAGGCCATATAGGTTAGCACCTAGACCCCTGATGTTAGCATCTAGACGTTCTATGATGATGTCCTATGCTGCAGAACGTTCCATGATGTCATCTTATGAACGCTCTATGATGTCTTATGAGCGGTCTATGATGTCCCCTATGGCTGAGCGTTCTATGATGTCAGCTTATGAGCGCTCTATGATGTCAGCCTACGAGCGCTCTATGATGTCCCCTATGGCTGAGCGCTCTATGATGTCAGCTTATGAACGCTCTATGATGTCAGCCTACGAGCGCTCCATGATGTCCCCAATGGCTGACCGATCTATGATGTCCATGGGTGCTGACCGGTCTATGATGTCGTCATACTCTGCTGCTGACCGGTCTATGATGTCATCGTACTCTGCAGCTGACCGATCTATGATGTCATCTTATACTGCTGATCGTTCAATGATGTCTATGGCAGCTGATTCTTACACCGATTCTTATACTGATACATACACGGAGGCATATATGGTGCCACCTTTGCCTCCTGAAGAGCCTCCAACAATGCCACCATTGCCACCTGAAGAGCCACCAATGACACCACCATTGCCTCCTGAGGAACCACCAGAGGGTCCAGTGTTAGCCACTGAGCAGTCAGCATTAACAGCTGAAAATACATGGTCTGCTGAGGTGCCAGCATTACCTCCTGAAGAGTCTGTATCACTGCCTGAACCTCCTGTGAGTCAAAGTGAGATTGCGGAGCCTTTGGCAGTAACTGCTAATTattcagtgtcagcatcagagCCGTCAGTGTTGGCATCAGAGGCTGACGTGACTGTTCCAGAACCACCACTAGAGCCAGAGTCTTCAGTTATGTCAGCACCTGTAGAGTCTGCTGCTGGAGCAGAAGAGCATGAAATTGTTGCAGAGAGACCAGTGACTTACATGGTGTCTGAAACTCCCACAACATCAGCTGAACCAACTGTGTTAACATCAGAGCCTTCTGTTATGTCAGAGATAGCAGAAACTTACGATTCCATGAGGGCTTCAGGACAAACTGCCCCGGAGGTATCTGTGTCTCTGCTGGAGGCAGCAGTACCTGTTGGAgagccatcacagagcactgtaGATCTGCCAGCCATGGCTGTTACAGAGCTGCCATCTGTGGCTGTTCCAGAGCACCCAGCTGGGATTGTTTCAGAGACATCAACCGTGGCTGTCCCAGAGCCACAGGCTGAGGCTCTCCAGGACCCTCCAGCTGTGGCTGTCCCGGACCCACCAGCTGAGGCTGTCCCAGAGCCCCTGGCCTTGTCTGAGCCAGAGCAtgttactgttgctgttgtttctaCCCTGGAGCCTACTGTGCCTATTCTGGAACCAGTGGTGTCCATCCTTCAACCTAATGTGATTGTTTCAGAACCATCTAGTTGTGTCCAAGAGTCCACTGTGACAATTTCAGAGCCTCCTGTCACTGTCTCAGAGCAGACTCAAGTAATACCAACTGAGACAGTTGTAGAGTCTACACCAGTAATATTAGAGTCTAGTActataaaaggaatgaatttacTATCTGGTGATCAAAATATTGCTTCAGAGATTGGCCTGCAGGACATAGCCATGCATTCAGATGAGGAGCCACGTGCTGAAGGACTCCTGAAGAGTGGCTCTAAGGAaactgaaaattgtataaatacaGACCTTAACATAAATAATCACTTAATTGCTCAAGAAATGGAATGTAGCACAGTGTCTGCTGCCAGCACTGGTGCTGTTGGTGAAATTGGTGAAGAGACAATTTTGCCTACCAGTGAGACTAAACAATGCACAGTATTGGATACCTGTCCTAGCGTTGGTGAAACTGAGCTAGGAGGAACTCTGTCTTCTGTTGGTCCCCTTGTCCTTGAGTCTGAGGCAGTGGGAACTGGTAAGAATCTTGAATTTGGCACAGCATCTGCGCTCAGTTCAGTTAGTAAATATGATGGTGAAGTATCTTTAACTACTCAAGATACTGAACATGACATGGTAATTTCCACCAGCCCCAGTGGTGGCAGTGAGGCTGACATAGAGGGACCTTTGCCTGCTAAAGACATTCATCCTGATTTATCTAATAGTTTTATCAATAAGGATGCAGAAGGATCATTACCTGTACAGGAGAGTGACCAGACGTTAGCAGCTgctgtcagtcctaaagaaagcaGTGGAGAAGATAAAGAAGTATGTCTCACTACTAAAGAGATACTCTCTGATTCAGGATTTCCTGCCAGCATTGATGATATTAATGAAGCTGATTTAGTGAGACCATTACTTCCTAAGGACATGGAACGTCTTACAAACCTTAGAGCTGGTATTGAAGGACCTTTACTTTCGAGTGAGGTGGAACGGGATAAATCTGCTGCCAGTCCGGTTGTAATTAGTATACCAGAAAGAGCTTCAGAGTCGTCTTCAGAGGAAAAAGATGATTATGAAATTTTTGTAAAAGTTAAGGATacacatgaaaaaagcaagaaaaacaagaACCGTGACAAAggtgagaaagagaagaaaagagactcTTCATTAAGGTCGAGAAGTAAACGTTCCAAGTCTTCTGAACACAAATCGCGAAAGCGCACCAGTGAATCTCGTTCTAGGGCAAGGAAGAGATCATCTAAGTCCAAGTCTCATCGCTCTCAGACACGTTCACGGTCACGATCAAGACGCAGGAGGAGGAGCAGCAGGTCAAGATCCAAGTCTAGAGGAAGGCGATCTGTATCGAAAGAGAAGCGCAAAAGATCTCCAAAGCACAGATCCAAGtccagggaaagaaaaagaaaaagatcaagcTCCAGGGATAACCGGAAAACAGGTAGAGCTCGAAGTCGCACCCCAAGTCGTCGGAGCCGGAGTCACACTCCGAGTCGTAGGAGAAGATCCAGATCTGGGGGGAGAAGGAGCTTTAGCATTTCCCCGAGCCGACGAAGCCGCACCCCAAGCCGAAGGAGCCGCACCCCTAGCAGACGGAGTCGAACCCCGAGTCGACGGAGCCGTACCCCGAGCCGTCGGAGCCGTACCCCGAGTCGACGGAGCCGTACCCCGAGCCGTCGGAGAAGATCAAGATCTGTGGTAAGAAGACGAAGCTTCAGTATATCACCAGTCAGATTACGGCGATCACGAACACCCTTGAGAAGAAGGTTTAGCAGGTCTCCGATCCGTCGCAAACGATCCAGGTCTTCAGAAAGAGGCAGATCACCTAAACGTCTCACAGATTTGA ATAAGGCTCAGTTACTTGAAATAGCCAAAGCTAATGCAGCTGCCATGTGTGCTAAGGCTGGTGTTCCTTTACCACCAAACCTAAAGCCTGCACCTCCACCTACAATAGAAGAGAAAGTTGCTAAAAAGTCAGGAGGAGCTACTATAGAAGAACTAACTGAG